The Kineococcus rhizosphaerae genome segment CTCCGGCGTGCGGGGCACCCTGGGCAACCGCGTCGCCGCCGGCGGCACCTGGGCGACGGCCGTGGACGGCGGCCCGGGCGAGGCCGTGCTGCACGCGGTCACCGCCGGCCGCGCGTGGCTGACGGTGCCCGCCCGCCCGCCGGTGGAGCTGAGCGCCGGCGACGTCGTCCTGGTCGGCGGCGTCCCCCACGCGCTGGGCGACGCCCCCGGCACCCCGGGCGTGGGCTGCGACCGCGCCGCGGCGACGCGCCGCGCCCGCACGGGCGAGGTCCTGACGCTGGGGTCCGCGCCGGCCACGACGCACGTCCTGACCCTCGCCTACACCTGCGACAGGACGGCCCTGACCCAGGTGGTGCAGGGCCTGCCCGACCTGGTCCACGTCGCGGCCGGCGCGGGGTCGGCCGGCCTCGACGCCACCGTGCGGATGCTCGACCACGAGCTGCGGGACCCGCAGATCGCGTCCGCCGCGGTCCTGAACAGCCTCGTCGACGTGGTCCTGGTGCAGCTGCTGCGCGCCTGGCTGGCCTCGCGCCCGGCCACCTGCCGGGGGACCTGGCTGGCGATGACCCAGGACCCGGTGGTGGGCCGGGCCCTC includes the following:
- a CDS encoding AraC family transcriptional regulator, translated to MDPLSDVLAVSGVRGTLGNRVAAGGTWATAVDGGPGEAVLHAVTAGRAWLTVPARPPVELSAGDVVLVGGVPHALGDAPGTPGVGCDRAAATRRARTGEVLTLGSAPATTHVLTLAYTCDRTALTQVVQGLPDLVHVAAGAGSAGLDATVRMLDHELRDPQIASAAVLNSLVDVVLVQLLRAWLASRPATCRGTWLAMTQDPVVGRALEQLHADPARAWTTSSLAAATSVSRATLARRFPAVIGQTPAAYLTTWRMDLAAVRLRRGREPVESIAPDVGYASVPAFTRAFTRAHGRPPGRYRAEARAGEAKPVEARPA